A window of Dorea formicigenerans contains these coding sequences:
- a CDS encoding ATP-dependent helicase, whose amino-acid sequence MSLNKAQKEAVSHKEGPCLVLAGPGSGKTLTIAKRIEYLIKVYKVRPEEILVITFTKYAAGEMRDRFQYVMEGRRLPVTFGTFHGIFYGILKWAYKLDRSNILSEEEKNQLLKEILKQMDWEQTEKSQEADFLQELSEEIGNVGNNAVDIEFYESRRFPKDKFRELYRIYETEKKKYRKLDFEDMLIWCRKLFLERPDLLAKWQEKYHYVLVDEFQDINQVQYDVIRMLAAPENNLFIVGDDDQSIYGFRGAKPGIMKDFMQDYPEAKRILLDINYRSNAHIVKGALRVIGHNKDRYEKKIQPFREAQETVHVQETLDPLDESKYILKEIQKYMKKGVDLKQMAVLYRTGEDARVLAETFTQYQIPFSMKERIHHLYEHFVCTDMNCYFRLAVGTYDRGDFLEIANRPKRYLSRGCMEETPVTYESLRRFYCDKEWMQDRIDQLEWDMKMIRTKTPYAAIQYIRKSIGYDEFLKEYALGHQMEYSELKEIMDELQERTKEFQTLPEWLAHVEEYKHTLQMQRQQRGNGTGDGVTCLTMHGAKGLEYEVVFVIESNEGVTPYKKAGTPEELEEERRLFYVAMTRAKKKLFITYVKEKNGKSKTPSRFIDELLVTV is encoded by the coding sequence ATGAGTCTTAATAAAGCCCAAAAAGAGGCAGTTTCTCATAAGGAAGGACCGTGTCTGGTTCTTGCTGGTCCCGGTTCGGGAAAAACTCTTACGATTGCAAAAAGAATTGAATATCTGATTAAAGTATATAAGGTAAGACCAGAAGAAATTCTGGTCATTACCTTTACGAAATATGCGGCAGGAGAAATGCGAGATCGTTTTCAATATGTCATGGAAGGGCGAAGGCTTCCCGTCACATTTGGAACATTTCATGGTATTTTTTACGGAATTTTGAAATGGGCGTATAAATTGGATCGGAGTAATATTCTGTCCGAAGAAGAAAAAAATCAACTTTTAAAGGAAATATTAAAACAAATGGACTGGGAACAGACCGAAAAATCCCAGGAAGCAGATTTTCTTCAGGAGCTATCGGAAGAGATTGGAAATGTAGGAAATAATGCAGTCGATATTGAGTTTTATGAATCCAGAAGATTTCCGAAAGATAAATTCCGGGAGCTTTACCGGATTTATGAGACAGAAAAGAAAAAATACCGAAAACTTGATTTTGAAGACATGTTGATCTGGTGTCGAAAATTATTCCTTGAAAGACCGGATCTTCTTGCAAAGTGGCAGGAAAAATATCACTATGTGCTGGTAGATGAGTTCCAGGATATTAACCAGGTGCAGTATGATGTCATCCGTATGCTGGCAGCGCCGGAGAATAATCTGTTCATTGTTGGGGATGATGACCAGTCTATCTATGGATTCCGCGGTGCAAAACCAGGAATCATGAAAGATTTTATGCAGGATTATCCGGAGGCAAAGCGTATTTTGCTGGATATTAATTATCGTTCTAACGCACATATTGTGAAAGGTGCGCTTCGTGTGATCGGGCATAATAAAGACCGGTATGAGAAGAAAATCCAGCCATTTCGGGAAGCGCAGGAGACTGTGCATGTGCAGGAGACACTGGATCCGCTTGATGAAAGTAAATATATTTTAAAAGAGATTCAAAAGTATATGAAAAAAGGAGTCGATCTTAAGCAGATGGCTGTATTGTACCGGACAGGCGAAGATGCACGGGTGCTGGCAGAGACATTTACCCAGTATCAGATTCCATTTTCCATGAAGGAGAGGATTCATCATCTGTATGAACATTTTGTGTGTACGGATATGAACTGCTATTTCCGGCTGGCAGTTGGAACTTACGACCGGGGAGATTTCCTGGAGATCGCTAATCGGCCGAAGCGTTACTTGAGCCGTGGCTGTATGGAAGAAACACCGGTTACTTATGAATCGTTGAGACGTTTCTACTGTGATAAAGAGTGGATGCAGGATCGAATTGATCAGTTAGAGTGGGATATGAAGATGATTCGCACAAAGACGCCTTATGCTGCAATTCAATATATCCGTAAGAGTATCGGGTATGATGAATTTCTAAAGGAATATGCTCTTGGACATCAGATGGAGTATTCAGAATTAAAAGAAATCATGGATGAACTTCAGGAGCGGACGAAGGAATTTCAGACTTTGCCAGAGTGGCTTGCGCATGTAGAAGAATATAAGCATACCTTGCAAATGCAACGGCAACAGCGAGGCAATGGCACCGGTGACGGAGTAACGTGTCTGACGATGCATGGAGCAAAGGGTCTGGAATATGAAGTTGTTTTTGTGATTGAAAGTAATGAAGGAGTGACACCATATAAAAAAGCAGGGACACCAGAAGAATTAGAAGAAGAGCGAAGACTTTTTTATGTGGCTATGACACGGGCGAAGAAAAAGCTTTTTATCACTTATGTAAAAGAAAAAAACGGGAAGAGCAAAACCCCGTCCCGTTTTATTGATGAATTACTCGTCACTGTCTAA
- the gltX gene encoding glutamate--tRNA ligase has protein sequence MSKVRTRFAPSPTGRMHVGNLRTALYAYLIAKHEDGDFMLRIEDTDQERYVEGAVDIIYRTMQETGLIHDEGPDKDMGHGPYVQSERNASGLYLEYAKQLIDKGAAYYCFCDKERLDSLKSKVSEEGTEIVAYDKHCLGLSKEEVEANLAAGKPYVIRFNMPTEGTTTFHDEIYGDITVENKELEDLILIKSDGYPTYNFANVVDDHLMEITHVVRGNEYLSSSPKYNKIYEAFGWKVPIYVHCPLITDENHKKLSKRSGHSSYEDLIEQGFVTEAVINYVALLGWCPEGNQEIFSLEELVKEFDYHNMSKSPAVFDIQKLKWMNGEYLKAMDFDKFFERAEKYIKEVVTKDYDLKKIAALVKTRIEIFPDIKEQIDFFEELPEYDTAMYCHKKMKTNEEKALEVLKEIYPLLEKQDDFSNDALFEVLKSYVDEKGFKTGYVMWPIRTAVSGKQSTPGGATEIMEILGKEESLKRVQKGIELLER, from the coding sequence ATGAGTAAAGTAAGAACAAGATTTGCACCAAGTCCTACAGGAAGAATGCATGTGGGAAATTTGCGTACAGCACTGTATGCATATCTGATCGCAAAACATGAAGACGGGGATTTTATGCTTCGTATTGAGGACACAGACCAGGAACGTTATGTGGAAGGAGCAGTTGATATTATTTATCGTACGATGCAGGAGACAGGCCTGATTCACGATGAAGGACCAGATAAAGATATGGGACATGGTCCATATGTTCAGAGTGAGCGTAATGCTTCCGGCTTATATCTGGAATATGCAAAACAGCTGATTGACAAAGGAGCAGCTTACTATTGTTTCTGTGACAAAGAAAGACTGGATTCCTTAAAGAGCAAAGTATCAGAAGAAGGGACAGAAATTGTAGCATACGATAAACACTGTCTTGGCCTTAGCAAAGAAGAAGTTGAGGCAAATCTTGCAGCAGGAAAACCTTATGTTATCCGCTTCAATATGCCGACAGAGGGAACCACAACATTTCATGATGAGATTTATGGAGATATTACTGTAGAGAATAAAGAATTGGAAGATTTGATCCTTATCAAATCCGATGGATATCCGACATACAATTTTGCAAATGTCGTAGATGATCATCTGATGGAGATTACACATGTCGTGCGTGGTAACGAGTATCTTTCCTCTTCACCAAAGTATAATAAGATTTACGAAGCATTTGGCTGGAAAGTACCGATTTATGTACACTGTCCGCTGATTACAGACGAGAATCATAAGAAGTTAAGTAAGAGAAGTGGTCATTCATCTTATGAAGACCTGATCGAGCAGGGGTTTGTGACAGAGGCAGTTATTAACTATGTTGCACTTCTTGGATGGTGTCCGGAAGGAAACCAGGAGATATTTTCTCTGGAAGAACTTGTAAAAGAGTTTGATTACCATAATATGAGCAAATCACCGGCAGTATTTGACATTCAGAAATTAAAATGGATGAATGGCGAGTATTTGAAAGCTATGGATTTTGATAAGTTTTTTGAGAGAGCTGAAAAATATATCAAAGAAGTTGTTACAAAAGATTATGATCTTAAGAAGATTGCAGCACTTGTTAAGACAAGAATTGAAATCTTCCCGGATATCAAAGAGCAGATTGACTTCTTTGAAGAACTCCCAGAATATGATACAGCAATGTATTGCCATAAGAAAATGAAGACAAATGAAGAAAAGGCTTTGGAAGTGTTAAAAGAGATATATCCACTTCTTGAGAAACAGGATGATTTCAGCAATGATGCTTTGTTTGAAGTCTTGAAATCTTATGTAGACGAAAAAGGTTTCAAAACAGGTTATGTTATGTGGCCAATCCGTACTGCTGTGTCTGGTAAGCAGAGTACACCGGGTGGAGCAACGGAAATCATGGAGATTCTCGGAAAAGAAGAGTCTCTTAAGAGAGTTCAGAAAGGTATTGAATTACTGGAAAGATAA
- a CDS encoding SIR2 family NAD-dependent protein deacylase, whose translation MVGKDLLKILKESKYTTVLSGFEMLQENGYPAIRDGEESYDIEQKYGYSVDEMFTSAFYSTRKPQFFEFYRNELLSALDIPPGKGYLEMAELEEKGLFQTIITRRVFGLPERAGCKNVINLHGSVYENYCPHCGKKYPVEYIREAKRVPLCTECNAPIRPGVCLMGEKVDNAVITKAADEVQKADVLLVLGTNLKTYLCTQLINYYEGDKLIVVNPEPHFSDKYADILVSERVDITLEKILKELGEV comes from the coding sequence ATGGTTGGAAAAGATCTTTTGAAGATTCTAAAGGAAAGTAAATATACAACTGTACTCAGTGGATTTGAGATGTTACAGGAGAATGGATATCCGGCTATCCGCGATGGAGAAGAATCCTATGACATTGAACAAAAGTATGGCTACTCAGTAGATGAGATGTTCACCAGTGCATTTTATTCGACCAGAAAACCACAGTTTTTTGAATTTTATCGTAATGAACTGTTAAGCGCCCTTGATATACCGCCAGGAAAAGGATATCTGGAGATGGCAGAGCTGGAAGAAAAAGGACTTTTTCAGACAATTATCACAAGACGTGTTTTTGGTCTGCCGGAGAGAGCAGGATGTAAGAATGTGATTAATCTGCATGGCAGTGTTTATGAGAATTACTGTCCGCACTGTGGAAAAAAATATCCGGTGGAATATATCCGGGAGGCAAAGAGAGTTCCTCTTTGTACGGAATGTAATGCACCAATTCGTCCAGGTGTGTGTCTGATGGGGGAGAAGGTAGACAACGCAGTGATCACAAAAGCAGCCGATGAAGTCCAAAAAGCGGATGTTCTGCTTGTTCTTGGAACGAACCTGAAGACATATCTGTGTACACAGCTTATCAATTATTATGAAGGAGATAAGCTGATCGTGGTCAATCCGGAACCACATTTTTCAGATAAATATGCAGATATTCTCGTTTCAGAGCGGGTGGATATTACATTAGAGAAAATATTAAAAGAATTAGGAGAAGTATAG
- a CDS encoding threonine/serine exporter family protein, translating into MITTTILAIVESFLATLAYAVLFNVPKQYYTACGITGMAGWLLYLAMCQVTTVALASFVGTLAVVLISRILTVRKKCPITIFLVSGIIPLVPGAGIYYTAYYLVTGQMSLAAVKGLEAVKIAFAIVLGIIFVVSIPRDVFQIRYWRAKRKRKRLKNHGNM; encoded by the coding sequence ATGATTACAACAACAATTCTTGCAATCGTAGAATCATTTTTGGCGACATTGGCATATGCAGTTCTTTTCAATGTACCGAAGCAATATTATACAGCATGTGGAATTACCGGTATGGCAGGGTGGCTTTTGTATCTGGCAATGTGTCAGGTGACAACTGTGGCATTGGCGTCCTTTGTAGGAACATTGGCAGTAGTATTGATTTCCAGGATTTTGACGGTACGGAAAAAATGCCCGATTACGATATTTTTGGTTTCCGGAATTATTCCACTTGTTCCGGGAGCCGGAATATATTATACAGCATATTACCTTGTGACAGGTCAGATGTCACTGGCAGCTGTGAAGGGATTAGAGGCAGTGAAAATTGCATTTGCCATTGTACTGGGAATTATTTTTGTTGTATCAATTCCAAGAGATGTATTCCAGATTCGTTACTGGAGAGCAAAGAGAAAGCGGAAAAGGTTGAAGAACCATGGGAATATGTGA
- a CDS encoding GNAT family N-acetyltransferase — MEIRRITEDKDNYLEMLLIADPQENMIRRYLDKSDMFVLEDAGEVLTIGVVEHMKNKRCELKNLVTAQEYRRQGYGTYMVNYLSEYYSVTCDVMYVGTGNNSNTLDFYKQCGFVNSHIVANFFVDHYEKPIYENGIQLTDMIYLKKNLDVVLDVKRVVDMAMHAGRILLKNGGEIFRVEETIKRICGRFHVNHVDIFSMSHGIFVSAENENGEAYTKVNHVPLSSSHLGIVAEVNELSREISAGRVKLEEAEERLEKIEKIPPKKRWFQYMAAGLASGTFALMLGSSVLEAVAAFLIGFLSYVWVLFAGKHNLSKIIVNIVGGVIMTVLALAFMHIPFLPILKLDGMMVGAIMPMIPGVAFVNAIRDIADTDFLSGLVRMIDALLVFVYIAIGVGVTLSIYNTMMGGILR, encoded by the coding sequence ATGGAGATCAGACGGATTACTGAAGATAAAGATAATTATCTTGAAATGCTCCTGATTGCAGATCCGCAGGAGAATATGATCCGGCGGTATCTGGATAAAAGTGATATGTTTGTGCTGGAAGATGCCGGTGAAGTGCTGACAATCGGTGTTGTGGAACATATGAAAAACAAACGATGTGAATTGAAGAATCTGGTCACTGCACAGGAATATCGAAGACAGGGATATGGGACTTATATGGTCAATTATCTTTCTGAATATTACAGTGTGACCTGTGATGTTATGTATGTCGGTACAGGGAACAATTCGAATACGCTTGATTTTTATAAACAATGTGGATTTGTTAATTCACATATCGTTGCAAATTTTTTTGTAGATCATTATGAGAAACCGATTTATGAAAATGGAATACAATTGACCGATATGATTTATCTAAAAAAGAATCTGGATGTGGTATTAGATGTGAAACGTGTCGTTGATATGGCTATGCATGCGGGAAGGATACTTTTGAAAAACGGAGGTGAAATCTTTCGTGTAGAAGAGACGATTAAGAGAATATGTGGACGTTTTCATGTGAATCATGTTGATATTTTTTCTATGAGCCATGGTATTTTTGTAAGTGCAGAGAATGAGAATGGCGAAGCTTATACAAAAGTGAATCATGTACCACTTTCTTCTTCCCATCTGGGAATTGTAGCAGAGGTCAATGAGCTTTCCAGAGAAATCTCAGCGGGACGTGTGAAACTGGAAGAAGCAGAAGAGAGACTGGAAAAGATTGAGAAGATTCCACCGAAGAAACGGTGGTTTCAATATATGGCGGCGGGGCTTGCCAGTGGAACATTTGCGTTGATGTTAGGGTCAAGTGTTCTGGAAGCCGTGGCTGCATTTTTAATTGGTTTTTTATCATATGTGTGGGTGCTGTTTGCCGGAAAGCACAACCTTTCAAAAATTATTGTAAATATTGTCGGAGGCGTGATCATGACGGTGCTGGCACTTGCATTTATGCATATACCGTTTCTGCCGATATTGAAATTGGATGGTATGATGGTTGGAGCAATTATGCCGATGATCCCGGGAGTGGCATTTGTCAATGCAATCCGTGATATTGCGGATACAGACTTTCTGTCAGGGCTTGTACGGATGATCGATGCACTGCTTGTATTCGTATATATTGCCATTGGAGTCGGAGTGACTCTTAGTATTTATAATACGATGATGGGAGGAATTTTACGATGA
- the grdD gene encoding glycine/sarcosine/betaine reductase complex component C subunit alpha, whose product MANVEKMIAETFLEMAQGLESGSYGKRPKIALTGMGSEHGEENAMEAALMAAKDGVDVYYIGSLEAEGVTTVKVADDEEGHKKMEEMLANGEVDGAVTMHFPFPIGVSTVGRVVTPAKGREMFVANTTGTSSADRIEGMIKNTIYGIIAAKTCGIANPTVGILNVDGARQTEKALKELQENGYDITFAESARADGGCVMRGNDVLQGTPDIMVTDSLTGNIMVKMLSSAATGGSFEATGYGYGPGIGEGYEQLVMIVSRASGAPVIAGAIRYAAQLVRNKVFEVAKAEFAAAKKAGLKEILDARKAAAKPAAAEEDVKEPPKEIVTAQIAGIEVMDLEDAVKALWKINIYAESGMGCTGPIIRVSDANLEKAHEELKKAGYIN is encoded by the coding sequence ATGGCAAATGTAGAAAAGATGATCGCAGAAACATTCCTGGAGATGGCACAGGGTCTTGAGAGCGGAAGCTATGGAAAGAGACCAAAGATCGCATTAACCGGAATGGGAAGCGAACATGGAGAAGAGAATGCCATGGAAGCAGCCCTGATGGCAGCAAAAGATGGCGTTGATGTATATTATATCGGATCACTTGAGGCAGAGGGAGTTACAACAGTAAAAGTTGCAGATGACGAAGAAGGCCACAAGAAGATGGAAGAGATGCTTGCAAATGGAGAAGTAGACGGAGCAGTTACCATGCACTTCCCATTCCCAATCGGAGTATCTACAGTAGGACGAGTAGTGACACCGGCAAAGGGAAGAGAGATGTTCGTAGCAAATACAACAGGAACATCCAGTGCAGATCGTATCGAAGGTATGATCAAGAACACAATCTACGGAATCATTGCAGCAAAAACATGTGGAATTGCTAATCCAACAGTCGGAATCCTGAATGTAGACGGAGCACGTCAGACAGAGAAAGCTCTCAAAGAGCTTCAGGAGAACGGATATGATATCACATTCGCAGAGTCTGCAAGAGCAGACGGTGGATGCGTCATGAGAGGAAATGACGTACTTCAGGGAACACCGGATATCATGGTAACAGATTCCCTGACAGGAAACATCATGGTAAAAATGCTTTCATCCGCAGCAACAGGCGGAAGCTTTGAAGCAACTGGATACGGATACGGACCAGGAATCGGCGAAGGATATGAGCAGTTAGTCATGATCGTATCAAGAGCCAGCGGAGCACCTGTTATTGCAGGAGCAATCCGTTATGCAGCACAGCTTGTAAGAAACAAAGTATTTGAGGTAGCAAAAGCAGAATTTGCAGCAGCAAAGAAAGCAGGCTTAAAAGAGATCCTGGATGCAAGAAAAGCAGCAGCAAAACCGGCTGCAGCAGAGGAGGATGTAAAAGAGCCGCCGAAGGAGATCGTAACAGCACAGATCGCAGGAATCGAAGTAATGGATCTTGAGGATGCCGTAAAAGCATTATGGAAGATCAATATCTATGCAGAGAGCGGAATGGGTTGTACAGGACCGATCATTCGTGTATCAGATGCAAACCTTGAGAAAGCTCATGAAGAGCTTAAGAAAGCCGGATACATTAACTAA
- the grdC gene encoding glycine/sarcosine/betaine reductase complex component C subunit beta → MNSVIKGASYVLAHTPDMVLYNGTTQTTERIVNPDSEYLKEVPEHLRSYEDCVAYWPNQTYIGNVHPDELAQVEAPWYDKKMENASRYGKYGEIMPEEEFLFLVQISDQFEVVKLEKNFVEKYKGQFAANPIITEDISSQIEDGVELSEIEGYVNDEHAEGLYFNHELVGCVKRAHDIDQNLSAHVMHENLMSKATSVLALLYAVRNAGIEKADVEYVIDCAEEACGDMNQRGGGNFAKAAAEVAGLVSASGSDARGFCAAPTHALIEAAALVKSGAYKCVAVTAGGCTAKLGMNGKDHIKKGLPILEDCLGGFCVILAENDGVNPEIDLSMLGRHSVGTGSAPQNVIGSLVADPLDRAGMKITDIDKYSPEMQNPDITKPAGAGDVPLANYKMIAALAVKRGELDRKEIGEFPAKHGLTGWAPTQGHIPSGVPYVGVAREDILEGKIKNAMIIGKGSLFLGRMTNLFDGVSFVIHGNTKAQEEAAAGVSEDEVKGLIAKAMKEFAATLIAE, encoded by the coding sequence ATGAATAGTGTAATTAAAGGAGCAAGTTATGTCTTAGCACATACTCCTGACATGGTTTTATATAATGGAACAACTCAGACAACAGAGAGAATCGTAAATCCAGATTCAGAGTACTTAAAAGAGGTGCCAGAGCATCTTCGTTCATATGAGGATTGTGTAGCTTACTGGCCAAACCAGACATACATCGGAAATGTACATCCGGATGAGCTGGCACAGGTAGAGGCTCCATGGTATGACAAGAAGATGGAGAATGCAAGCCGTTATGGAAAATACGGTGAGATCATGCCTGAGGAAGAGTTCTTATTCCTGGTACAGATCAGTGACCAGTTTGAAGTTGTAAAACTGGAGAAGAACTTCGTAGAGAAGTACAAAGGTCAGTTTGCAGCAAACCCAATCATTACAGAAGATATTTCATCCCAGATCGAAGACGGTGTAGAGCTTTCCGAGATCGAGGGATATGTAAATGATGAGCACGCAGAGGGACTTTACTTCAACCACGAGCTGGTTGGATGTGTAAAACGTGCACATGATATCGATCAGAACTTAAGCGCACACGTAATGCACGAGAACTTAATGAGTAAAGCAACAAGTGTACTTGCTCTTCTTTATGCAGTACGTAACGCAGGAATCGAAAAAGCAGATGTAGAGTATGTTATTGACTGTGCAGAGGAAGCATGTGGAGACATGAACCAGAGAGGTGGCGGTAACTTTGCAAAGGCTGCAGCAGAGGTTGCAGGACTTGTAAGCGCATCAGGATCAGACGCAAGAGGATTCTGTGCAGCACCGACACATGCACTGATCGAAGCAGCAGCATTAGTAAAATCCGGAGCATACAAGTGTGTAGCAGTAACAGCCGGAGGTTGTACAGCAAAACTTGGAATGAACGGAAAAGACCACATCAAGAAAGGTCTTCCAATCCTTGAGGACTGCCTTGGTGGATTCTGTGTAATCCTTGCAGAGAACGATGGAGTAAATCCGGAGATCGACCTTAGCATGCTTGGACGCCACAGTGTAGGAACAGGTTCCGCACCACAGAACGTAATCGGAAGTCTGGTAGCAGATCCGCTTGACAGAGCAGGAATGAAGATTACAGACATCGATAAATACTCACCAGAGATGCAGAATCCGGATATCACAAAACCGGCAGGAGCTGGAGATGTACCGCTTGCTAACTACAAGATGATCGCAGCCCTTGCAGTTAAGAGAGGAGAGCTCGACCGTAAAGAGATCGGAGAGTTCCCTGCAAAACACGGACTTACAGGATGGGCACCGACACAGGGACATATCCCATCAGGAGTACCATATGTAGGAGTTGCAAGAGAGGACATTCTGGAAGGAAAGATCAAGAATGCAATGATCATCGGAAAAGGAAGTCTGTTCCTTGGAAGAATGACAAACCTGTTCGATGGAGTATCTTTCGTGATCCATGGAAATACAAAGGCACAGGAAGAAGCTGCAGCCGGAGTATCTGAGGATGAAGTAAAGGGACTCATCGCTAAGGCAATGAAAGAATTCGCTGCTACTCTGATAGCAGAGTAA
- the grdA gene encoding glycine/sarcosine/betaine reductase complex selenoprotein A: MAILEGKKAIIIGDRDGIPGPAIAECVKTAGAEVVFSSTECFVUTSAGAMDLENQKRVKDFADEYGAENLVVVLGAAEGEAAGLAAETVTAGDPTFAGPLTGVQLGLTVYHVCEPEMKAEFDEAVYDEQVSMMEMVLDVDDIVSEMSAIRDEYCKYL; this comes from the coding sequence ATGGCTATTTTAGAGGGAAAAAAAGCAATAATTATCGGAGACCGTGATGGAATTCCGGGACCAGCTATCGCAGAGTGCGTAAAAACTGCTGGTGCTGAAGTAGTATTTTCATCTACGGAGTGTTTCGTCTGAACGAGCGCAGGCGCAATGGACTTAGAGAATCAGAAAAGAGTAAAGGATTTCGCTGATGAATACGGCGCAGAGAACTTAGTAGTAGTTCTTGGTGCTGCAGAAGGTGAAGCTGCAGGTCTTGCAGCTGAGACTGTAACAGCAGGAGATCCGACATTCGCAGGTCCATTGACAGGGGTCCAGCTTGGACTCACAGTATATCACGTTTGCGAGCCTGAAATGAAGGCAGAGTTTGACGAAGCTGTTTATGATGAGCAGGTAAGCATGATGGAGATGGTACTCGACGTTGACGATATCGTTAGCGAGATGAGCGCTATCCGTGACGAATACTGCAAATATCTGTAA
- the trxA gene encoding thioredoxin TrxA: MIEVDKNTFQTEVLEAEGYVFVDFFGDGCVPCAALMPKVHEFADTYGDKLKFTSLNTTKARRLAIGQKILGLPVMAIYKDGEKVDELVKDDCTPETIEAMIKKYI, encoded by the coding sequence ATGATAGAAGTAGATAAGAATACGTTCCAGACAGAGGTTCTGGAAGCTGAAGGATATGTATTCGTTGACTTTTTCGGTGACGGATGTGTTCCTTGTGCAGCACTTATGCCAAAGGTACATGAGTTCGCTGACACATACGGAGATAAACTTAAGTTTACATCTCTGAATACAACAAAGGCTCGTCGTCTGGCAATCGGCCAGAAGATTCTTGGCCTTCCGGTTATGGCAATCTACAAAGATGGAGAAAAAGTAGATGAGCTTGTAAAAGATGATTGTACACCGGAGACAATCGAAGCGATGATCAAGAAATACATCTAA
- the trxB gene encoding thioredoxin-disulfide reductase: MSKIYDVIVLGAGPAGLAAGLYAGRSRLSVLIVEKGQDGGQISITDEIENYPGQIVDQPESGPSLIARMTEQAKKFGAERVSDTIKEVSLEGDVKVLKGEKGEYQAKNIIIATGAHARPIGCKGEAEFLGRGVSYCATCDANFFEDFEVYVVGGGDSAVEEAMYLTKFARKVTIIHRRDELRAAKSIQEKAFKNDKLHFMWDTVVEEVGGDGILSWMTVKNVKTGEVTKIEADEDDGMFGVFGFIGTIPNSDIFKGSVEMDERGYIPTDADMHTNIPGVYAAGDVRVKSLRQVVTAAADGAIAAVMVERSMA; the protein is encoded by the coding sequence ATGAGCAAAATTTATGACGTAATTGTCCTGGGTGCAGGTCCTGCTGGATTAGCAGCAGGACTGTACGCAGGAAGAAGTCGCTTATCAGTTCTTATCGTTGAGAAAGGACAGGATGGCGGACAGATTTCAATCACAGATGAGATTGAAAACTATCCTGGACAGATTGTAGATCAGCCGGAGTCAGGTCCGTCTCTGATTGCACGTATGACAGAGCAGGCTAAGAAGTTTGGGGCTGAGCGTGTATCTGACACAATCAAAGAAGTTTCACTTGAGGGAGATGTAAAAGTCCTCAAAGGTGAAAAAGGTGAGTATCAGGCAAAGAATATTATCATTGCTACAGGTGCTCATGCAAGACCAATCGGCTGCAAGGGTGAGGCAGAGTTCCTTGGAAGAGGAGTTTCTTACTGCGCTACTTGTGACGCTAACTTCTTCGAGGATTTTGAGGTATATGTAGTAGGTGGTGGAGATTCCGCTGTTGAAGAGGCTATGTACCTTACAAAATTCGCTAGAAAAGTTACAATCATTCACAGACGTGATGAGCTGCGTGCAGCAAAATCCATTCAGGAGAAAGCTTTCAAAAACGACAAACTTCACTTTATGTGGGATACAGTTGTTGAGGAAGTTGGAGGAGATGGAATCCTTTCCTGGATGACAGTTAAGAATGTGAAAACTGGAGAAGTTACTAAGATTGAAGCTGACGAAGACGACGGAATGTTCGGAGTATTCGGATTCATCGGTACTATTCCTAATTCTGACATCTTCAAGGGAAGTGTTGAGATGGATGAAAGAGGATATATTCCAACTGATGCGGACATGCATACAAATATCCCAGGCGTATACGCTGCTGGTGATGTACGCGTGAAGAGCCTGAGACAGGTTGTTACTGCTGCAGCTGACGGAGCGATCGCTGCAGTTATGGTAGAGAGAAGCATGGCGTAG